A region of Nakaseomyces glabratus chromosome M, complete sequence DNA encodes the following proteins:
- the PRM15 gene encoding phosphoribomutase PRM15 (CAGL0M02981g~Ortholog(s) have phosphopentomutase activity, role in guanosine catabolic process, inosine catabolic process, purine ribonucleoside salvage and cytosol, nucleus localization): MSTTDIPVELRTAIESWLQLDKNEETRNEVIKLCNDQNWDELHKRFDSRIVFGTAGLRARMEAGTNRLNKLVILQASQGLATYIKDKFPQNLTAVVGHDHRYHSQEFAQVTAATFIRAGFKVYYLNPHDEFVHTPMVPYSVDHLNASVGVMITASHNPKMDNGYKVYYTNGCQIIPPHDHGIAETINNNLEPWSTDWNFTKILSNAETDGKIEYVRKRMLTSYLNSVVNQLIQRDFAAPDEKPWFVYTPMHGVGHQIFSTILNESLNLKDNIDYITVPEQKDPDPSFRTVSFPNPEEKGALNLAITLAEANGIKLVLANDPNADRFSVAVRDDSKNEWKQLTGNEIGLLFAFYEFKMYQKAADKGIKNKPLAMLNSTVSAQVIKRMAEKEGFLYKDTLTGFKWIGNEAAKLEEKGYFVPFGYEEAIGYMFPAMEHDKDGVSAAIVFLQAYANWLQSSSNPIDIIHECYDKYGVSAEYNGYYIVSDPSKTDKVFESIRSSYTSMGLSFPESIGEHFRVTEFRDLTIGFDSTTADKKPLLPVDKNSQMITITAVPSGASNTGESVRFTIRGSGTEPKLKVYIEGISSTEGRARILAKSLWETLKHEWFKPSSNGLSTDF; this comes from the coding sequence atgtctACGACTGATATACCGGTGGAATTAAGAACTGCGATCGAATCATGGCTACAGCTAGATAAGAATGAGGAGACTAGGAATGAAGTGATTAAGCTTTGCAATGATCAAAATTGGGATGAATTACATAAGAGGTTTGACTCCAGGATAGTGTTTGGTACTGCTGGTTTAAGAGCTCGGATGGAAGCAGGTACTAATAGGCTAAACAAATTGGTGATTTTACAGGCGTCCCAGGGATTAGCAACATACATCAAGGATAAATTCCCTCAAAATTTAACAGCGGTAGTGGGTCATGATCACAGATATCATTCACAAGAATTCGCACAGGTTACTGCTGCGACATTTATAAGAGCGGGATTCAAAGTTTACTACCTCAACCCCCACGATGAATTTGTTCACACTCCTATGGTGCCCTATAGTGTAGACCATCTCAATGCCTCTGTTGGTGTTATGATTACTGCCAGTCATAACCCGAAAATGGATAATGGCTATAAGGTATATTATACCAATGGCTGTCAAATAATACCACCTCATGACCATGGCATTGCTGAGACTATTAATAATAACTTGGAACCATGGTCAACCGATTGGAACTTTACTAAGATCTTATCAAATGCAGAGACAGAtggaaaaattgaatatgtTAGAAAGAGAATGTTGACTTCATATTTGAATTCAGTAGTAAATCAGCTTATTCAAAGAGATTTTGCTGCCCCAGATGAAAAGCCCTGGTTTGTGTATACACCAATGCATGGAGTTGGCCATCAGATTTTTAGCACTATTTTAAATGAATCTCTTAATTTGAAAGACAATATTGACTATATCACAGTTCCTGAGCAAAAAGATCCAGATCCTTCCTTTAGAACAGTTAGTTTTCCAAACCCAGAGGAGAAAGGTGCTTTGAATTTAGCAATTACGTTGGCTGAAGCCAATGGAATTAAGTTAGTTTTAGCGAATGATCCAAACGCCGACAGGTTTTCTGTTGCTGTTAGAGATGACAGTAAAAATGAGTGGAAGCAGTTAACAGGGAATGAAATTGGTTTACTTTTTGCCTTTTATGAATTCAAAATGTATCAAAAGGCTGCAGACAAGGGTATTAAAAACAAACCTTTGGCTATGCTTAATTCAACGGTATCTGCTCAGGTTATCAAAAGGATGGCTGAGAAAGAGGGTTTCCTTTACAAAGACACATTGACAGGGTTCAAATGGATTGGAAATGAAGCTGCAAAACTTGAGGAGAAAGGCTATTTTGTTCCATTCGGCTATGAAGAAGCTATCGGTTATATGTTCCCAGCTATGGAGCATGACAAAGATGGTGTCAGTGCAGCCATAGTCTTCTTGCAAGCTTACGCCAACTGGCTACAATCTTCATCCAACCCTATTGATATAATCCACGAATGCTATGATAAATATGGAGTTTCAGCCGAGTATAATGGTTATTATATTGTATCAGATCCGTCTAAAACAGACAAAGTTTTTGAATCTATAAGGTCCTCCTATACATCAATGGGATTAAGTTTTCCTGAGTCAATCGGTGAGCATTTTAGAGTAACTGAGTTTAGAGATTTAACTATTGGATTTGATTCAACAACAGCTGATAAAAAACCTTTACTACCTGTAGATAAGAATTCCCAGATGATTACTATTACTGCCGTTCCTTCTGGTGCCTCTAATACTGGCGAGTCTGTTAGGTTCACAATAAGAGGATCTGGAACTGAACCCAAATTGAAAGTATATATTGAAGGAATAAGTTCCACTGAGGGACGTGCACGTATTCTTGCAAAAAGTCTTTGGGAGACCTTAAAACATGAATGGTTTAAACCCTCTTCAAATGGATTATCCACAGACTTTtag
- the FCP1 gene encoding protein serine/threonine phosphatase (CAGL0M02959g~Ortholog(s) have CTD phosphatase activity, role in dephosphorylation of RNA polymerase II C-terminal domain and DNA-directed RNA polymerase II, holoenzyme, cytosol localization), producing the protein MSTPVLTPMGLPYPITVDELMVPIGSYVEKGQRLFAYKFWYMVEIANSPDDNDIDYEGPEIEKSKRKVRESIEFYEAPFEGDLLSWNVDEKDEIAGPNMAVCEIKRPCNHDIVYGGLCTMCGKEVDEYDQVDANLTISHTDTNLRVSRKEAIDLDKQITTRLKNEKKLVLVVDLDQTVIHCGVDPTIGEWKADPSNPNYETLKDVKCFSLEEEPILPLIYMGPKPPVRTCWYYVKIRPGLKEFFEKIAPLYEMHIYTMATRAYALEIAKIIDPDKSLFGDRILSRDENGSLTQKSLTRLFPTDQSMVVVIDDRGDVWNWCPNLIKVVPYNFFVGVGDINSNFLPKQQTTMLQLGRRTRQKIKESEELLTDIMDTEKKLQEKIDEEVKRQEEKLNHQMATAEESTDQESKEKIAKKLEFSASLEVQQQNRPLAKLQKHLHDQRLLIDDDDELFYLKDTLAYIHKEFYHLLEDASDQNEADITMLLPKLKKKVFKECHFVFSGLIPLGTDIKRADIVIWTSLFGAESTSDIDEHTTHVVTKTPGTYKARLAKAFNPDIKVVHPDWIFECLASWKRIDEKPYLLIVEQPVSEDELIEFKKKLEQKKKKLEELEIEEEEELNERANQMEPTMPLFGGDTSWLNDDEDEVEFGSDDDNSDEDSLISEDTDNGLAANGNSSESSITNKVPEATEDVLNNPSDTQNEEDQIPNGNGNHLPKRPIDDVSENAHEMASKKQLTSKDDDRSSDVESDFEEDLLNALDD; encoded by the coding sequence ATGAGTACACCTGTTCTTACTCCAATGGGGTTGCCATACCCTATTACTGTAGATGAGTTGATGGTGCCCATAGGTAGCTATGTGGAAAAAGGTCAACGTTTGTTTGCATATAAGTTTTGGTATATGGTTGAGATTGCCAATTCACCAGACGATAACGACATAGATTATGAAGGACCAGAGATTGAAAAATCTAAAAGAAAAGTCAGGGAGTCAATCGAATTCTATGAGGCACCTTTTGAAGGCGACCTTTTATCCTGGAACGTTGATGagaaagatgaaattgCTGGCCCAAATATGGCTGTATgtgaaataaaaagacCTTGTAACCATGATATAGTTTATGGTGGCCTTTGTACAATGTGTGGAAAGGAAGTCGATGAGTATGACCAAGTGGATGCAAACCTGACCATTTCACATACTGACACAAATCTGCGAGTCAGCAGAAAGGAAGCTATAGACTTAGATAAACAGATAACTACCCGGTTaaagaatgaaaaaaaattagtaTTGGTAGTTGATTTAGACCAAACTGTAATCCATTGTGGTGTGGACCCAACAATAGGCGAGTGGAAAGCCGACCCTTCCAATCCAAACTACGAAACGTTAAAAGATGTCAAATGCTTCTCATTAGAAGAGGAACCAATTTTACCACTAATATATATGGGACCAAAACCACCAGTACGAACATGTTGGTACTATGTTAAGATCAGACCAGGGTTGAAGGAATTCTTTGAGAAAATCGCGCCTTTATACGAGAtgcatatatatacaatggCTACCAGAGCATATGCTTTAGAGATTGCCAAGATAATAGATCCAGATAAATCTCTTTTCGGCGATAGAATACTTTCTAGAGATGAAAATGGCTCATTAACACAGAAGTCGTTAACTAGACTTTTTCCAACTGACCAGTCTATGGTTGTTGTAATAGACGATAGAGGTGATGTTTGGAATTGGTGTCCAAATTTAATTAAAGTTGTGCCTTATAACTTTTTTGTGGGCGTTGGAGATATTAATTCCAACTTCCTACCGAAGCAGCAAACTACCATGCTACAATTAGGGAGACGAACACGccaaaaaatcaaagagtCAGAGGAGTTATTGACAGATATTATGGatacagaaaaaaaactacaggaaaaaattgatgaagaagttaaaaggcaagaagaaaagctaAATCACCAAATGGCCACCGCTGAAGAAAGCACCGACCAAGAATCCAAGGAAAAGATAGCTAAGAAGCTTGAATTCTCCGCGTCATTGGAAGTCCAGCAACAAAATAGACCTTTAGCAAAACTCCAGAAACACTTACACGATCAACGTTTACTGAtcgatgatgatgatgaattgttttatttgaaagatACTCTGGCATACATACATAAGGAATTCTACCATTTATTGGAAGATGCTAGTGACCAAAATGAAGCCGATATTACCATGTTACTTCCTaagttaaagaaaaaagtatTCAAAGAATGTCATTTCGTTTTTTCTGGTTTGATTCCATTGGGTACTGACATCAAAAGGGCGGATATAGTTATCTGGACCAGTCTTTTTGGTGCTGAAAGTACATCTGATATAGATGAACACACAACTCATGTAGTCACTAAGACTCCGGGCACCTACAAAGCACGGCTCGCAAAAGCATTTAACCCCGATATCAAAGTTGTACACCCAGATTGGATTTTTGAATGTCTGGCATCATGGAAGCGCATTGATGAAAAACCATACTTGTTAATAGTTGAGCAACCTGTTTCAGAAGATGAATTGATtgaattcaaaaagaagctagaacaaaagaaaaagaagttaGAGGAATTAGAAATTGAAGAGGAGGAAGAGCTCAATGAGAGGGCTAATCAAATGGAACCTACAATGCCATTATTTGGTGGAGATACTTCATGGCTTAACgacgatgaggatgaggTTGAATTTGGCtcagatgatgataacTCAGATGAAGATAGCCTTATATCAGAAGACACTGATAATGGCTTGGCCGCAAATGGTAATTCTTCTGAATCTTCAATAACAAACAAAGTTCCTGAGGCCACAGAAGATGTACTAAACAATCCATCGGATACCCAAAATGAAGAGGATCAAATTCCAAACGGTAATGGTAATCATCTTCCAAAGAGGCCAATCGATGATGTATCTGAAAACGCTCACGAGATGGCAAGTAAGAAACAACTAACTTCAAAAGATGATGACAGATCTAGTGATGTTGAAtcagattttgaagaagatcttCTGAATGCTCTAGATGATTAG
- the CAT8 gene encoding DNA-binding transcription factor CAT8 (CAGL0M03025g~Ortholog(s) have RNA polymerase II core promoter proximal region sequence-specific DNA binding, transcriptional activator activity, RNA polymerase II core promoter proximal region sequence-specific binding activity), with the protein MVSNADETFVAPRLIRVAGGGDDDVHGSGSGAGPANGNSVSGSNTGSRGSTPTYRVAQACDRCRLKKTKCDGKIPQCSQCALVGFECKISDRLNRKSFPRGYTETLEERVRELETENKRLMALCNSDLGSNTRSDGLEKQSPSKRKRSPSMERDSERGFTENMELQLQQSCSSCGNSDPNHRCVHLKPVVSNIIVDSNTDVSFEQNVAPGLPAVKALNSMAEREESAQLAMLVSLALPRSTEEILFIPQLMANIQKTFGFSSKQSLYTVSLLSSLKKNLPTPNSNSSDENLSPNYYVSEDFRPFFYEVLKFDILGETETENGSNRNESPDSTIPNSRSDDLLSWMEIQRLVDVYFECWSNTIPIFSRKLFIKQMKAFKTEVDKFGDRLFEVYKTEQIKINFLKIFATVLAVMCQMALLSRLKQLEATTQELECKRTQNLIAHYNQLIEKIHLDSFFQDMSTTTVQSLQLLSFISFYFLNVGDIPRLYQLRGTVISMAQQLRLHRCPSAVLLSASGSTMQKFEQGERRLLFWAIYYLDVFYSLQLGVPRLIKDHEIECALPVSEEEDSQLEGRVSDFSLAVIRYAKVLGNILDSIFKRNMMSEAATESMAFVHEKALDIWKNRLPEKYGFRLEANGLFNFDELTVVKNSEKDLIEKSSILLFYFLAKCMIHLPVIATRSASLEQQLQPGTSSDTSETPKESQNKTPTRVCPSYILMQKAASTMLQVMHYTSEYYLPSPINISRTKARFALLTACSAVEYLKGGSLYVETKNLLENLIIKLELERKLDLPGIISWHSLKLLDMALMLLLQSPTTKMEKLDKLVQKKINHYNRQMGIPAMKLSNSRKNNKKIKLENESSQLSSTSNPIAKGELKSDSVVCEEDDNVNDNEVTTTAKLEENNEFINPNKIEQGVTSNTLAFSFSSTDLSALFNAPESLFKVPNENTQYNQQHEMHNNSISSSHSKEPVNKERDSDKQELNAIFNETQNRSTSFAKLMLLLNNEHKSLSSSLENDVRNVGNKLSSENAGQLPSHGATSGLNSKGNEFLSMNTLYGGDNDFIIDASLGLAPLLSENNEIHRQHEGTQVQAGNNDILSTRIGFNGKDDYSNSRSFTNEMFGGSDTKRTRSDTTALLTANSELTHDSQDGNVNFGSTNSELHERLNNNHFDAATSYLPEQKSEYGSSFGNKNTVKSLSPSTSFLDDDTLSLSFGDYSTQRRPRRYPNYNNTLGKDSLAMKTEINGGRNQGNLHDLFQWQNSK; encoded by the coding sequence ATGGTGTCTAATGCTGATGAAACTTTTGTGGCGCCTAGGTTGATTCGGGTAGCTGGCGGGGGAGATGATGATGTGCACGGGAGTGGGTCTGGTGCGGGCCCTGCTAATGGGAACTCAGTTTCTGGGAGTAACACAGGTAGTCGAGGGTCTACACCTACATATAGAGTGGCACAGGCTTGTGATCGTTGCCGGTTGAAGAAGACCAAGTGTGATGGGAAGATACCGCAGTGTTCGCAGTGCGCGCTGGTCGGGTTTGAGTGTAAGATTAGCGATAGGCTCAATAGAAAATCCTTCCCAAGGGGATATACTGAGACACTAGAGGAGCGTGTTCGGGAGCTGGAAACTGAAAACAAGCGTTTAATGGCCTTGTGCAACTCTGACCTGGGAAGCAACACGAGAAGTGATGGTTTAGAGAAGCAATCGCCCTCAAAAAGGAAGAGATCACCATCTATGGAACGAGATAGTGAGCGCGGATTCACTGAAAACATGGAATTACAATTGCAGCAGAGCTGCTCTAGCTGCGGAAACTCAGACCCTAATCATAGATGTGTTCATCTGAAGCCTGTTGTTTCGAACATCATTGTGGATTCAAACACCGATGTGTCTTTTGAACAAAATGTAGCACCAGGACTGCCAGCAGTAAAAGCATTAAATTCCATGGCTGAGAGAGAGGAAAGTGCACAGTTGGCTATGTTAGTATCATTAGCCCTGCCTAGATCGACAGAGGAAATTCTATTCATACCACAATTAATGGCTAATATACAAAAGACCTTCGGATTTTCATCGAAGCAGTCATTATATACTGTATCATTGCTGTCatcattgaagaagaatctgCCAACACCTAATAGTAATTCATCGGACGAGAATCTATCACCTAACTATTATGTTTCAGAGGATTTTCGCCCATTCTTTTATGAGGTTTTGAAGTTTGATATACTTGGAGAAacagaaactgaaaatgGGTCAAATAGAAACGAATCTCCTGATAGTACTATACCTAATAGTAGAAGTGATGATTTATTGTCATGGATGGAAATACAACGTCTAGTTGATGTGTACTTTGAATGTTGGTCAAATACGATACCGATATTCAGTAGAAAATTATTCATAAAGCAGATGAAGGCTTTTAAGACAGAAGTTGACAAATTTGGTGATAGACTCTTTGAAGTCTACAAAACCGAACAAATAAAGATTAATTTTCTAAAAATTTTTGCTACAGTCTTGGCCGTTATGTGCCAAATGGCTTTGCTGTCTAGGTTGAAACAATTGGAAGCTACGACGCAAGAATTGGAGTGCAAAAGAACTCAAAACCTAATAGCGCATTATAACCAGCTTATAGAAAAAATCCATTTAGACTCTTTCTTCCAGGATATGTCGACCACAACTGTGCAAAGTCTTCAGCTGCTGTCGTTTATTTCGTTTTACTTCTTGAATGTTGGTGACATTCCGCGGTTGTATCAGTTAAGAGGAACAGTAATATCTATGGCTCAACAATTGAGATTACATAGATGTCCAAGTGCTGTGTTGCTTTCAGCATCGGGGTCGACAATGCAAAAGTTTGAACAAGGTGAAAGGAGATTATTATTCTGGGCAATATACTATTTAGATGTATTTTACTCCCTACAGTTGGGTGTACCGCGGCTAATTAAAGATCACGAAATTGAATGTGCCTTACCCGtctctgaagaagaagatagtCAGCTAGAAGGTCGAGTTTCTGACTTTTCTCTAGCGGTTATCAGATATGCCAAGGTCTTGGGTAATATTCTAGATTCTATATTCAAGAGAAATATGATGTCCGAAGCGGCAACTGAAAGTATGGCCTTTGTTCATGAGAAGGCGCTTGATATTTGGAAAAATCGTCTGCCTGAAAAGTATGGTTTCCGGTTAGAGGCAAATGGGCTTTTCAACTTTGATGAATTGACTGTTGTTAAGAATTCCGAAAAGGATTTGATCGAGAAGTCgtcaatattattattttatttcttggCGAAGTGTATGATTCATTTGCCTGTAATCGCAACAAGGTCGGCCTCATTAGAGCAGCAACTTCAACCAGGGACGTCTTCTGACACATCTGAAACTCCAAAAGAAAGTCAAAATAAGACACCAACGAGAGTTTGTCCATCTTATATTCTAATGCAAAAAGCAGCCAGTACCATGCTTCAGGTAATGCATTATACTTCAGAATACTATTTGCCTTCACCGATCAATATCTCTAGGACAAAGGCCAGGTTTGCATTGTTGACTGCCTGTAGCGCTGTAGAATATCTGAAGGGTGGTTCGTTATATGTGGAAACAAAAAACCTCCTTGAGAACCTAATAATTAAGCTGGAGCTTGAGAGGAAGCTGGATTTACCAGGAATAATATCTTGGCATagtttgaaattattagaTATGGCTTTGATGTTACTGCTACAATCTCCGACAACTAAGATGGAAAAACTAGACAAACTAgtccaaaagaaaattaacCATTATAATAGGCAAATGGGTATTCCAGCTATGAAGCTCTCCAACAGCAGgaagaataataaaaaaatcaaattagAAAATGAGTCTAGCCAGCTTTCCAGCACTAGTAACCCCATAGCAAAGGGAGAATTAAAGAGTGATTCAGTTGTTtgtgaagaagatgataatGTGAATGATAATGAAGTTACAACTACTGCTAAGctagaagaaaataatgaatttaTAAACCCCaataaaattgaacaaGGAGTTACTTCTAACACACTTGCCTTTTCATTTAGTAGTACTGATTTATCGGCTTTATTTAATGCACCAGAAAGCTTGTTTAAAGTACCCAATGAGAATACTCAGTATAATCAACAGCATGAGATGcataataatagtatttCTAGTTCCCATTCAAAAGAGCCTGTAAATAAGGAAAGGGATAGTGATAAACAGGAACTAAACGCCATTTTCAATGAGACTCAAAATAGAAGTACAAGTTTTGCTAAACTAATGCTACTCCTCAATAATGAGCATAAATCACTTTCATCATCTCTTGAGAATGACGTTAGAAATGTAGGCAACAAACTTTCAAGTGAGAATGCTGGGCAGTTACCATCACATGGTGCCACTTCGGGCTTAAATTCGAAAGGTAATGAATTTTTGTCAATGAATACACTTTATGGAGGAGATAATGATTTCATTATTGATGCGTCTCTTGGTTTGGCACCTTTGCTATctgaaaataatgaaattcaTAGACAGCATGAAGGAACCCAAGTTCAAGCTGgaaataatgatatattaTCTACAAGGATAGGTTTTAATGGTAAGGATGATTATTCGAATTCTCGAAGCTTCACAAATGAAATGTTTGGTGGTTCGGACACTAAGCGAACAAGATCTGATACAACTGCTCTCTTGACCGCAAATTCAGAATTGACGCATGACTCACAGGATGGTAATGTCAATTTTGGGTCAACAAATTCAGAATTACATGAGAGGTTGAATAATAATCACTTTGATGCCGCAACTTCATATCTTCCTGAACAGAAGAGTGAATATGGATCCTCATTCGGCAATAAAAATACTGTAAAGAGTTTGAGCCCTAGTACTAGCTTTCTAGATGACGATACATTGAGTTTATCCTTTGGGGATTACAGTACTCAAAGGAGGCCAAGAAGATACCCTAATTATAACAATACACTAGGGAAGGATTCATTGGCCATGAAAACTGAAATTAATGGCGGTAGAAATCAAGGAAATCTGCATGATTTGTTCCAGTGGCAAAATTCGAAATAG
- the ATR2 gene encoding Atr2p (CAGL0M03003g~Ortholog(s) have role in borate transmembrane transport and cell periphery, endoplasmic reticulum localization): MVLIVTHNMTSEKNNPKSEKTNYDGVVTKSIAFDGCEECSSSDECQSNSDQLSVTSKGCICSVDDCHENDSPFQNPEYFETGFKEVMFIISCMVAQLLNQAGQTQSLSTMNVLADYFKSNSSKQPWLMASFPLVSGSFILISGRLGDIYGLKKALSVGYIIMTLWSIICGLAKYTNSDAFFIVCRSFQGLGIAFILPNIMGLVGNIYKVGTLRKNIVISCIGCMAPAGAALGALFGGLIVTEDAEQWPWVFYAFGIASFVNMLLALYSIPNNVPTNLNNLNMDWIGSLLGVSGLLLLNIVWNQAPIVGWGEAYIIVLLIISIILLLIFVVYEIKYATSPLLPPSVLENKKILMILAALFFGWGSFGIWTYYYYAFQLNLRKYTPLWAGGTHFMFVIWGTVAAFVVALTIKKVGPAVLLCFSMVAFDCGSIMLSVTPVHQTYWRMNVGMQIILSFGMDLSFPASSIILSDFLPMQYQGMAGSLVNTVVNYSTSLCLGMGNTVEQQYNAHGADLLKGYRSALYLAIGLASAGVCVSLVFLVTDIIAKRHRKRIESECESC, encoded by the coding sequence ATGGTGCTTATTGTTACTCATAATATGACttcagaaaaaaataatccaaaatcagaaaaaaCTAATTATGATGGTGTGGTAACTAAAAGCATTGCCTTTGATGGCTGTGAGGAGTGCAGTAGTTCAGATGAATGCCAGTCCAACTCAGATCAATTGTCAGTTACTTCAAAAGGATGTATTTGTTCTGTGGATGACTGTCACGAGAATGACAGCCCATTTCAAAATCCTGAATATTTTGAGACTGGATTTAAAGAAGTAATGTTCATCATATCATGTATGGTAGCACAGTTGTTGAATCAAGCAGGACAAACACAGTCCTTATCTACAATGAACGTTTTAGCAGACTATTTCAAATCGAATAGTAGTAAACAACCTTGGTTAATGGCCTCATTTCCTTTGGTGTCAGGCTCATTTATCCTAATTAGTGGTAGATTAGGCGATATTTATGGCCTTAAGAAAGCCCTTTCCGTCGGTTATATCATTATGACATTGTGGTCTATAATATGTGGCCTTGCAAAATATACTAACAGCGATGCATTTTTTATAGTATGTAGATCGTTTCAAGGATTGGGGATTGCATTTATATTACCGAATATCATGGGTTTGGTTGGGAACATCTACAAAGTTGGAACACTCagaaaaaatatagtaATTAGCTGTATTGGTTGTATGGCACCTGCTGGAGCCGCATTAGGTGCACTATTTGGAGGATTAATAGTAACTGAAGATGCAGAACAATGGCCTTGGGTATTTTATGCTTTTGGAATTGCTTCATTCGTTAATATGTTATTAGCACTCTATTCGATACCAAATAATGTTCCCACTAATCTGAACAATCTGAACATGGATTGGATTGGATCACTTCTAGGTGTTTCAGGTTTACTATTACTCAATATCGTTTGGAATCAAGCACCAATAGTTGGTTGGGGAGAGGCATATATTATTGTGCTCCTAATCATATCGATAATCTTGCTATTAATATTTGTGGTTTAcgaaataaaatatgcaaCCTCACCATTATTGCCACCCTCAGTACtcgaaaacaaaaagattttgatgattctTGCTGCGCTTTTCTTTGGCTGGGGCTCATTTGGTATCTGGACATACTATTATTACGCATTTCAGTTGAATCTCAGAAAATATACTCCATTGTGGGCAGGTGGTACTCATTTTATGTTTGTCATATGGGGAACTGTAGCTGCTTTTGTTGTGGCATTAACAATTAAAAAAGTAGGACCTGCTGTGTTGCTTTGTTTCTCAATGGTGGCATTTGATTGTGGGTCAATCATGCTCAGCGTAACACCCGTTCATCAAACATATTGGAGAATGAATGTGGGTATGCAAATCATATTAAGTTTTGGCATGGATTTATCTTTTCCAGCATCCTCCATAATATTAAGTGATTTTCTACCAATGCAGTATCAAGGAATGGCTGGTTCATTAGTGAATACTGTGGTAAACTATTCGACTTCTTTATGTCTTGGTATGGGTAATACTGTTGAACAGCAATACAATGCACATGGAGCAGATTTGTTAAAAGGCTACCGTTCTGCTCTGTATCTTGCTATTGGTTTAGCATCAGCTGGTGTATGCGTCAGCCTTGTATTTTTAGTTACCGATATAATAGCTAAGCGCCATAGAAAGAGAATTGAAAGTGAATGTGAAAGCTGCTAA